The DNA segment GCTTGCCGATGCCGGTGAGGGGACGGCGCCGTAGGCTGTCTGGACCGGCAGAAGAGGAGAAAGCGAGAGGACGAGCCGATGAACCGCACGACAGTGTTATGGGGCATCATTCTGATCCTGGTCGTTGCACTCGGGGTTTCCATTTGGTGGGGGCTGAACCGTTCGACGAAACCGGTGGCCGTGATCGGCCAAGGGACGGATCAGGTGGTCATCACCGAAGAAGAGTGGATCAACCAGCTCAAGAAGCAATACGGCCGCCAGGTGCTGGAGGACATGATCAACCGGCGGGTGGTGTTCCTCCAGGCGCAAAAGGCGGGCATTTCCGTGCGGCCTGAAGACGTGGAAGCGGAGCTCCGCGAGATGAAGGCCGGGTACCCCAACGACGCCGCCTTTTACGAGGCCATCCGCCAGCAACTCGGCCTCACCCCGGAGGAGCTGCGCAAGGATATCGAGTTTTACTTGTTATGGGAGGAATTGGCCACGCAAGGGGTGAAGGTGAGCGAGGAGCAGATGCGCGCCTACTACGAGCAAAACAAGGAGCGGTTCGTGGAGCCGGCCCGCGCCCACGTGTTCCAGATTCTCGTGCCGACGCTGGAGGAGGCGCAGCAGGTCTTGAACGAACTGGATGCGGGCGTGCCCTTCGAGGAGGTGGCGAAGCGGCGCTCCACCGATAAGGCGACGGCGGGCCACGGCGGCGACCTCGGCCAGGTGGAGCTGGATGCCGGCTATTTGCCGTCCAATGTCGCCGCAGCGGCGAAGACGTTGCCGTTAAACCAGGTGAGCGCGCCGCTGCCCGTCGAGGGCGGGTATGCCATCATCAAGGTGACCGAGCGCACGCCGGCGCGCCAGCGGCCTTTTGAAGAAGTGAAGAACACCATCCGCCGCGAGCTGGCCTTGAGCCAGGTCGGATCCCTTCAGGCGGTGCTGGACCGGCTGAAAGCCCAGGTCGGCGTCAAACTGGAACCGCCCTTCGACACGGTGATCAATTGACAGAAAAATGCCGCCGGTGATATGCTGAGAGGAGATAAAACCCCATTAACGTTATCGGTATTGGAGGGTTAACGATGCCGAAAGTGGCCAACAACATTCTGGAATTGATTGGCGACACCCCGCTTGTCAAGCTGAACCGCCTGGTGGGTCCGGACGAAGCCAACGTCTATGTGAAGCTGGAATGGTTTAACCCCGGGGGCAGCGTGAAGGACCGGATCGCCTGGTCAATGATCGAGGAGGCCGAAAAAGAGGGCAAGCTGAAGCCCGGCGACGTCATCGTGGAACCGACCAGCGGCAACACGGGGATTGGCTTGGCCATGGTGGCGGCGGCCAAAGGGTACAAGGCCATCCTCGTCATGCCGGACACGATGAGCCTGGAGCGCCGCAAGCTGCTGCGCGCCTACGGGGCGGAGCTGGTGCTCACGCCGGGGGCGGAAGGGATGCGCGGCGCCGTGCGCAAGGCGGAAGAGCTGGTAGCCGAAAACCCGAACTACTTCATGCCGCAACAGTTCAAAAACCCGGCCAACCCGAAGGTGCACCGCGAGACGACGGGGCGGGAGCTGCTCGAGCAGGCCGAGCAAATCGGCGGCATCGACGCCCTGGTGGTCGGTGTCGGGACCGGCGGGACGATCACCGGCGCGGGCGAAGTGCTGAAGGAAAAATACCCGCATCTGAAGATCTACGCCGTGGAGCCGGCCGACTCTCCCGTTCTCTCCGGCGGCAAGCCCGGCCCGCACAAGATCCAGGGCATCGGCGCCGGCTTTGTTCCGGACATCCTGAACACGGAGATTTACGACGGGGTGATCACCGTCAAAAACGAGGAGGCCTTCGAAACGGGACGCCGCCTGGCCAAGGAGGAAGGGCTCCTCGGCGGCATCTCCACGGGGGCCAACGTGTTCGCCGCCCTCAAGGTGGCCCGCGAATTGGGCAAGGGCAAGAACGTCGTCACCTTCTCCCCGTCCAACGGCGAGCGCTACCTCAGCACGCTGATGTTCCAGTTTGAGGAAGAGTAAGCGGGTTCCTTTGGCGTCCGCACGCGAGGCGGGCGCTTTTTTTGCCTCGGGTGCGTTTGTCGCCGTGGTGTTCGGGCGTTTGGCCTTTCCCGTCTGCCGCGGAAGGCCGTTGCGCTGCCCGCCCACCTTCCGGCATACTACAGGTGAAACCCTGTGGAGCGTGAGGACGGCGTGCGGCTTGTGGACGAACCGACCGATTCCCTGTACGCCGGCCGGTTCACCCGCGTGCCGGTGGCGTGGCGCTTGCCGTGGGACGGGACCGACCCGCTGGAATGGTACGGGCGGTTGGCGGCGGGTGCGCCGGCCAGTTTTCTCCTCGATA comes from the Calditerricola satsumensis genome and includes:
- a CDS encoding peptidyl-prolyl cis-trans isomerase, coding for MNRTTVLWGIILILVVALGVSIWWGLNRSTKPVAVIGQGTDQVVITEEEWINQLKKQYGRQVLEDMINRRVVFLQAQKAGISVRPEDVEAELREMKAGYPNDAAFYEAIRQQLGLTPEELRKDIEFYLLWEELATQGVKVSEEQMRAYYEQNKERFVEPARAHVFQILVPTLEEAQQVLNELDAGVPFEEVAKRRSTDKATAGHGGDLGQVELDAGYLPSNVAAAAKTLPLNQVSAPLPVEGGYAIIKVTERTPARQRPFEEVKNTIRRELALSQVGSLQAVLDRLKAQVGVKLEPPFDTVIN
- the cysK gene encoding cysteine synthase A, giving the protein MPKVANNILELIGDTPLVKLNRLVGPDEANVYVKLEWFNPGGSVKDRIAWSMIEEAEKEGKLKPGDVIVEPTSGNTGIGLAMVAAAKGYKAILVMPDTMSLERRKLLRAYGAELVLTPGAEGMRGAVRKAEELVAENPNYFMPQQFKNPANPKVHRETTGRELLEQAEQIGGIDALVVGVGTGGTITGAGEVLKEKYPHLKIYAVEPADSPVLSGGKPGPHKIQGIGAGFVPDILNTEIYDGVITVKNEEAFETGRRLAKEEGLLGGISTGANVFAALKVARELGKGKNVVTFSPSNGERYLSTLMFQFEEE